A genomic stretch from Halichoerus grypus chromosome 7, mHalGry1.hap1.1, whole genome shotgun sequence includes:
- the C7H1orf202 gene encoding uncharacterized protein C1orf202 homolog, which produces MADARPGGPRRGGAQHGLPEGTARLKRGDAGDGGAGCWCWRRLFRRGAARGWRRRKAKHARGRAAPERGLWAHPRLQRLLQRLAAWRRRYLRRGERPERLEEIPLLVLERAPSGD; this is translated from the coding sequence ATGGCGGACGCGCGGCCCGGCGGCCCCCGGCGCGGCGGCGCGCAGCACGGGCTGCCGGAGGGCACGGCGCGCCTGAAGCGCGGGGACGCGGGCGACGGCGGCGCGGGCTGCTGGTGCTGGCGGCGGCTGTTCCGGCGGGGCGCGGCCCGCGGCTGGCGCAGGAGGAAGGCCAAGCACGCGCGGGGCAGGGCGGCCCCGGAGCGCGGCCTGTGGGCCCACCCGCGCCTGCAGAGGCTGCTGCAGCGGCTGGCGGCGTGGAGGCGGCGCTACCTGCGGCGCGGGGAGCGGCCCGAGAGGCTCGAGGAGATCCCGCTGCTGGTGCTGGAGCGCGCGCCGAGCGGCGACTAG